A single region of the Massilia sp. erpn genome encodes:
- a CDS encoding thiol:disulfide interchange protein DsbA/DsbL, protein MRYLRFMLAAATLAFSAAGASAAEPMNGTEYKVLDTPVRNDTGAKVEVIEFFMYSCPHCNSLEPLMADWVKKQGDKIAFRRIHFPAMGEKDPQAHAYLTLEAMGKLEGVHDKIFRAIHVERNRLRTDDAVTDVVVKAGVDKAKYLEYFNSFGVQTKMKRATQLVSSYKVDGAPTIVVDGRFVTSPAQVGRPGQPEMVSMQNTLTVLDYLVAKAAAEKKAGKK, encoded by the coding sequence ATGCGTTACCTGCGCTTCATGCTTGCCGCCGCCACCCTGGCCTTTTCCGCCGCTGGCGCCTCCGCCGCCGAGCCGATGAACGGCACCGAATACAAGGTTCTCGACACGCCAGTGCGCAACGATACCGGCGCCAAGGTCGAAGTGATCGAGTTCTTCATGTATTCCTGCCCGCACTGTAATTCCCTGGAACCGCTGATGGCCGACTGGGTTAAAAAGCAGGGCGACAAGATCGCTTTCCGCCGCATCCATTTCCCGGCCATGGGCGAGAAAGATCCGCAAGCCCACGCCTACCTGACCCTGGAGGCCATGGGCAAGCTGGAAGGCGTGCACGATAAAATCTTCCGCGCCATTCACGTTGAGCGCAACCGCCTGCGCACCGACGACGCCGTGACCGACGTGGTCGTGAAAGCCGGCGTGGACAAGGCAAAATATCTGGAATACTTCAATTCCTTTGGTGTGCAGACTAAAATGAAGCGTGCCACCCAGCTGGTAAGCTCCTATAAAGTCGATGGCGCTCCGACCATCGTCGTCGATGGCCGCTTCGTAACCTCGCCAGCCCAGGTCGGCCGTCCGGGCCAGCCGGAAATGGTCTCCATGCAGAACACGCTGACTGTGTTGGATTATCTGGTCGCCAAGGCCGCCGCCGAGAAGAAAGCAGGCAAGAAATAA